In Camelus ferus isolate YT-003-E chromosome 10, BCGSAC_Cfer_1.0, whole genome shotgun sequence, the following proteins share a genomic window:
- the MRGPRX2 gene encoding mas-related G-protein coupled receptor member X2, with the protein MVLRVTSGGFLSLDPTTPAWGSELTSVNVSGQALPQTLDMATRTLLSLTVIIAAGGLAGNATVLWLLGFRLRRNAFSVYIFNLVGADFLLLGCQIIISLMFITAFHSILLFYNFFVPVTNFAYIQSLSLLSAISTECCLSVLCPIWYRCRRPKSLSVIVCALLWALSLLLSILEGMYCYFLLGDFHTDWCKGFDFVIAGWLIFIFVLLAGSSLAMVVRNLCKSQRMQLTRLYVTILLTVLVFLLCGLPFGVYWFPVHWVIPGPLIFSYSHHLMVGLSCVNSCANPIIYFFVGSFRQWQRKRRGWQTLKVVLQKASEDVSEVDGSEGSFPQETQEISGSSLMF; encoded by the exons ATGGTGCTAAG GGTCACCAGTGGAGGGTTTCTGAGCTTGGATCCAaccaccccagcctgggggtccgAACTCACATCAGTGAATGTAAGTGGCCAGGCCCTTCCTCAAACTTTGGACATGGCGACCAGGACCCTGCTCTCGCTGACGGTCATCATTGCCGCGGGAGGACTAGCAGGAAACGCGACCGTGCTGTGGCTCCTGGGCTTCCGCCTGCGCAGGAACGCCTTCTCCGTCTACATCTTCAACCTGGTGGGAGCCGACTTCCTCTTACTGGGCTGCCAGATTATAATTTCCCTCATGTTCATCACCGCCTTCCACTCCATCTTACTCTTCTACAACTTCTTCGTCCCTGTGACGAACTTTGCCTACATCCAGAGCCTGAGCTTGCTCAGCGCCATTAGCACCGAGTGCTGCCTGTCCGTCCTGTGCCCCATCTGGTACCGCTGCCGCCGCCCCAAAAGCTTGTCGGTTATTGTGTGtgccctgctctgggccctgtCCCTGCTTCTGAGCATCCTGGAAGGGATGTACTGTTACTTCCTGTTGGGGGATTTTCACACTGATTGGTGTAAAGGGTTTGATTTCGTCATTGCCGGGTGGTTGATCTTCATATTTGTGCTTCTTGCTGGGTCCAGCCTGGCCATGGTCGTCAGGAACCTCTGTAAATCCCAGCGGATGCAGCTGACCAGGCTGTATGTGACCATCCTGCTCACCGTGCTGGTCTTCCTCCTCTGTGGCCTGCCCTTCGGTGTCTACTGGTTCCCCGTACACTGGGTCATTCCTGGTCCTTTAATATTCTCCTATTCTCACCATTTGATGGTTGGCCTGTCCTGTGTCAACAGCTGCGCCAACCCCATCATCTACTTCTTCGTTGGCTCCTTTAGGCAGTGGCAGCGGAAGAGGCGGGGATGGCAGACACTCAAGGTGGTTCTCCAGAAGGCTTCGGAGGATGTATCAGAAGTGGATGGAAGTGAAGGAAGCTTTCCTCAGGAAACCCAAGAGATTTCGGGGAGCAGTCTGATGTTCTGA